AAAAAGTTTTCCATAACAATGGACGAGTACATATGCTATCTCCGAGAAATTGCACGCAAAGACAGAGACAAGAGAAAGTAGTGGAATCTAATTTACAAAACGAAATGAACAATACAATTGGGACAGTTAAGCAGGATATCCTCTTGTTCTCTAGGAATTCGAAGAGTTCATCAAGGAGTTGCTTTTCACCCCTTGTTGTCTTATGAATTTCTTCATACTTCTTCTTATCAAGTTCATAGAGCATATCCTTGAAAACTCTTTTCATGTCAGGACTCTGAGACACCGAAACAAAAGCCGCACAATCAAATTGAACTTTGATCTTCTCATACACTGCTTTGGCAAGAGTTGTTTTGCCCAATCCGCCAAATCCAACAATGGAGACCCTTGTCTTGTAATGAAATCCCAAATCCGGATAGACGATGCGCCTTCGTGGGTGAGCTAATAATCATGGCACAACAAGTTGCGCAATGACTGCCCCATTTAAATCACTTCTGGCTGACTGACACCCTTGTCTTGTAATGTTAGGAAGCAGGATCGATCTCTAGCAGGAGCTCATCGGAGTGCTGGGAGATCCATCCCGTCGTCGATGCGCTGCGTGGGTCGTCTCCGTCCGCCTGCGCGCCCATCAGGCTCGCAGCCCTCCACAACCCCTTCGTCGCAGGCCATGAGATCGACTGGTCAAGCGGAGCAGGCAGAAGAGGCAATTGGATCTGTGCACTGGTTTTTTCAGTTATGTAGTActaccacgtttttttctttACGACGTTTATACCTTGTTGTTGTGAGACATGGAAAGTAGCTCCAGCTCTAGTGTTGGGGAAATTACATTGAACGTAGCTCTAGTGCTTAATTCGTTACGTAAGCTTTCAACTTGATAATCTGCGTTGGTCACTGAAGTCATCTCACATTAAGTTTGACCCCAGATTTCTTGATTGTTTCACTGAAGTCATCTCACAGTAATCGACCAAAAGAAACACCAATTTTGAAATAAATATGAACGAAGCCGTGAAAGCAAGCAATAGGAAGTACTAGCTAGATAAAATATCCTATTAGGTCACTGGCCCAGCCGGCACTTATTGTTAGCAATTACAACCTGGTCGGTACTTGCATCTACAGACACCTGCAAGCACAATGCCATAGCTAAAACCCTGGCAAATTGCGAACCATGGTAACATGCGCAAGCAGAGAATACATAATCCAGAGTGCCCCAAAAGCATCAGATGGTCCTAAAATGTACATCAGCATCCTCAAGCTGTGGTTCTTCTTAATTTACAAGAAGAGAATTACAAGGCACCTACAAAGCCAATTCAGCTCCTGTGTCCCGGTCCCTGCTTCTGCTCTTCACTGAACTCCAGCTGCGCCAACAGTGACAAGCACACGATTCAGAAAATACCATGGTGTTTCATAGtaacaagaaacagaaacagtgcAGCAGCGTGGTGGTTTTGCTGTTGGTTGCAGGTCTCCTATATATGATTACATGTAACTTAGGAATTTGCCAATCTAATGTATTCTGTAAATAGGCTTCAGAACGGTTTGCACTCATATTCTAAATTAAGCTTAAGCATCCTAAATGAAGCAAATACTGCAACAGTAGGATCACGGCAATATCAGAGACACGGTTCCTATTAAACTAACTTCATTCAGGATTTTAGATATCGCCTTAGGCATTCTCACAAGCTCTGCCATCTACCCAAAGAGAATTGCAGATCAGTATTGAAGAGAGTAAAATACATACCTTGGCCTCCTCATGAGCAATCCTCATCCTCCGGTACTCATGTTGTGCCCGATGACAACGAAACAGAGCTTGAACACGTACCACTGATCTATTAAACCTGTCCTCAGCTTGTTGCCGGCTTGCCTGGAAGAAACCTTCCTCTGCGGTGCTTGCAGGTTCCACATCCACTGTCATTTCTACTGGCATTCCATTTGCAATGCCGCGCAAGCCTTTTCTCTTCTTTCTCCATCGCAAAATAGCTTTCTCCACAACTCCAACAGACCAGATTACCTTGCGGTACTGACGTCTCACTTGATGGCCTCGGTATGCAGCCTGGGGAAATATTATAATCATTACAGCAGATAATTGTGTGATAACAGCACAGAGAAATAACTCCATTTgctctccaaaaaaaaaaaagagcttcCAAATGACATCACCTGGTTCCTCCGACACACTGAATATCAAAACTTAAGTGCTTTTCAGCAGTATGGAGGATATTTATGCAATAAATTCCCCCATAGAAAACAAATCAAATCACGCAATAGAAACATACAACTTACCTGTATTCTAATAGCTTGTCTTCGCATGTTTGTGAAGTTCCTTCTGACCTTCCATGTGCGGAAATGATTTTGTATTCGTGCAGCAGCTCTCATCTCTTTCTTTTTATTGTAGTTCCGGAATGCATGCTGAATCCTCATAGCAGCAACTATCGCAGCTGCTTGAATCTCAGGATTAGCCAATTGAATTGCTTTTGTTTGAAGCTTCAGGGTTCTATCCCTTAATGCGGCTTGGATATTACTAGCAGCATCAGCAGCATTTCGATAGGCCGCTAAAGATTCTTTTAAGCAAAGTTCTTGTTCACTAAGATTCTCAAACTTCTCGCTCTGTACTTTTGTCAGTTTCGTCCTTGATGGTGATCGCCCAGTATCCTTGGACAGTGACATAGACTCAAAATGTGCGGTCAATCCTTTCTCAGCAAGATATGCAGCTAAGCCCACATAACCTTGTTTTGCTGCCAGATCAGCAGGAGTGCATCCACCAGGGGAATCCGATGTAGGATCTGTAACCAGGCTTGGATTTGCTCCAGCAGATAAAAGAGCAGCAACCATTCTTTCCCTGCCAAAAGTTAAAGAAAAATAATTAACAAGATGATTCTAATTCATAAAGATATATGTAGCAGTATATTCCAACACATAATGTTTCCAAGATTACAAATTACTGGTCACCTAAGGTGAGAACAATCAAATGTGTCTAAGGTAACCATCTAATACAGTGGATGAGATAATTTTCACATAGACCTTTCCATAGCTAGCAGGTCGTTGAAAACAATATATGGCTCATTTTGTTTGACAAACAATAAAGGCTTGTAGTCAGTTAGGTCCAATGAAGTTTGACTTGCAAATTTCACAAACATGTCATAGTTTGCCAGAACCAGAACACACATAGAAAATGATTTTTGCAGCCATTTTTCTATATTCCAATGCTAATCAGCGAAAGGAAGGATATAAAATTAGAAAATAAAGGATACCTTCCGTGATATGCAGCCCAGTGTAGAGCTGTCCAGCCAGAAGAATCACGAAAATCCAAGGAGAACCCAGACGCAGAAAACAAGCGGATAGCCCAAGTATACCCAAGGAAAGAACATAGATGGATAGGTCCTTGTCCTAGATCATCACGGCCGGTTGACTTATGGCCTCCAATTACTCTTTCCAAAAGCCATTCTTGCAATCTATTCCGCATTACTAATTCAAGCAAGTCCTCGGTAGCAGGAACATGTGTACCTTCAGAATCACTAGCAATTTTCCACAGATCCGCCCATTCCTTCTCTGGCGATGCCGAGATGAGATTGGAAACTTTGCTACCTTCGACAAGAAGCCTTGGTGCTATCTTTTTCTTGTTTGTAACAAACAGTAGACGAGCTAGTCTCATCTGCATCTGAAGCTTTGACTTCATGTATTCATCGTCCAAAGGCTTCAACGCAGTCTGCAATGAACTGCCAGGCATACTACGATACTCAAAACTCAAAACCTCGCTGATCGGCGTTTTCCCATCTAGAGTCAAATAAAACTCCACTTGTCCAGGTGTATGTGGTCCAACCATGAAACGATAAACACCAGTTTGAACCATATGTGCAGCAACACAGTTATCACCAAAGATACCGTACATATTGGAACCACCAGGATGTGTGTAGTGCTCATTGTAGTGCCCAACCACCAGGATCTACAATTCAGAAGCtgtcaatttttttttttaataTGATAGAATATTACAATTTATAAGTATATGAGCTCATGTGGATTACGCATGCAACTTTTCAGTATAATACATTATATATGTACATGCATTCACTACATTGCAGTTATGAAAGCAACCATCCTAACAAGAGAAGTACATGATAGATTTTTTTTAAATGGTAACTGGTGTCAGATGAAGATGTAGTGGAACATTCCGATCAAAACTGAAGAGTTGGAATGTCAATACGCAACTACGATTAAACAAGAATGAATAGTAGCTCAGTATACAACATAAAAGTGGCAAACCTTGGTATGCTCTGTCGAGTAAGACCATTCTGGGGAGAAATCAGTGATGTTGAAGAATTTTTCGTTGCTCACAATATTATCCCCTAAACAAGGACTGTCATCATTCAAGTACTTCCACAGTCCGAGACTGTTCTCCCTAGCAGGCACATCATTAggaatattaccatccactagagTTTTCTGCGAAGAATTTAGAAATTGCTGTGATATAGAATCTAGATCTTGTGTTAGAAGGTATTGAGGCTGGTCTCCTTGATGATCCAGAGCTCCAACATGGTTTGCAGGTACCTGATTGAGGGCATAATAAGTAGAATAAGCTTTGAGCATCAAATTAAGTGATGAAACTAATATAGCCGGCATAAGATAAATTAGCGATCCATCCAAGCTGCCAATGTGGAGTCACAAAGTGATAATAATGAAGCAAAATATGCACCCATCACATCACATGTTTGAAAAAATGTCCTCTAAGCCCCAACGGATGAAAGATAGATCGTATTTTAGGTCAAGATCAAGCAAATAACTAAGACAGAAAAAAAATTGGCTCGTCCAATCTCTTTGCAGCACATAACCCGACTGTCAGACCTAATGCATTATGATGATGCATTAACTGATTTCCATGCCATGCATCAGTATGGAATTAACACAAAAATCTACACACATTGCACATTAATCTCCATGGAAACACAATAGAACAAAAAAATACCAATAATATCTTattaaagtaaaaaaaaaaagctaGGCAATTTATAATGGCAAAATCAAAAAATAATCTTAGGCATGTTTTCCAGAGCCAAAAATAAGAATATTAATATTTCATATGAAAAAATATAAAGATATATTGTGGCAGAACAGAAGACCTACTGATTCACAAGATATAAACCTTGCATATTAAAAAAATACTTTCTCCGTTCTTAAATACAATGCCACTTTGCTTTTTAAGGCAAACTTTGTTGGTTAACCAAATATGAGTTGCATGTCATTTAAAACTATATCATCGGATGCACATTTCAATGAACTTTCCAATATATATTTTGAATGACATATAAGTTATATTTAGTTAATTAAATCaatagtcaaagtttgacacgaaaaaCGATGTGGCCTTGTATTCATGAACAGAGGGAGCAACATACACCTAAAAACATCATGAGTATTGACAGAGAAAAAAGGTTGAGAGAAGTAAGTGTTTATTTCAATATTCTAACTTGCAATTCAGTTTGTACACAATTTTAGTCATACAGTATACTAGTATTGCAATTCAATAAAGCAGCTCACTTACATTATTTGCAATGTTGATGTTACTTTCAGAATCCTTCGGTCCATATTCAATCTGCTGACTGAATGCCACGGATCCTCCTGTTTTATATATGAGCAATATTACACTTTATGTAAAAGTAATATGAAATATTGCAGTTCGGTCCAAAAGTCCCACCGCAAGAAGAAGTATCCTTATTCATAGATGACTCGAGTAGATGTACCCAAAACTCCTCCAGAGTAGAGCCGCCAGTTTCTGCATGGTAGCAATTCAAGATACAGTAGTAGAATTGTAAGAAGTACAGCAAACAGTCTGCACATATTATGATATCATGCTATCAGAGAGTGCAATGAAGCAACATTTTAGTTAACTGGAGCATAGCATTTTGTCGAGAAGCTCTCAATGAGTGCATACACGTTCAACTCATCATTAAGACTGAAGCTATCTCACCACTAGAAATTGCACTGCCACCATGTGAGTTAATTTCCTCTGGTGCAGGAGTAGAGAATGATAGCTCAGTATGAGCAGAGACTGAATCTGCTGAAGTCGGAGGAGAGGTATTATATTGAATCACATTTACTGTAGGCGCTTCTGCTTCGGCTTCTGTGCTAGGATGTGCTATGGCATTTTCCTGGTCAAGAGGAACCATATTAGGAGACTGTGTAACAGAACATATAGGTTTAATATGCTTGCACAGTATGTACAATAGTATGAACAACAGAACAAGCATGGTTAACCTAACATACGCCTTTTAATTATACTTCAAAATAGAGAGAAGTGTGATGGGGAACAAATAACCTCAGATGTTTGACGATAATGCACAAGAACTATGCGTTCAGCCTCTCTGAATAAGAAACAACCAAGAACCATGTCAGCAAAGAGATGTATTTACATCTGAGTTTGTATCTGATACATACAGTGGAAAATGTTAATTGCATGCCACTCTGCATTCTGTAAGCCTTAGAAAAAGTCATTGCTACAGATCAAGTCCCAGTTACTGTGGTGATGAAACTTTACCCACTGCTAATATAAAGCTGTTTCTCAGACTAGAGGATACAAACATTCAACAAAAATTCAGAAAGATTGTAGATAGCAAACAATTTTGACGACAAATGTCTCTAGATTTGTATTAGCCTTAGACAACCGAACACTTCTGATAATCCAGTAAAAAGTTCACCGCATATGTCTACACCAGATTACATGAAACAAGAAATTAATTGCGCAAACAAATATCAATGTAATGAATATTGCACAAAAAAGAACTTGTAGAGCTGAAGTCTTACTTGTCAAGCAGCCAGTAGCATCTCCTAAAGAAATTTGGATTATGCTCACCTCGAGCGTAATAGACATGAACCCTCTCTTCATTACCTATCTGTGAAATGACAGAATTCATTACCTATTTTGCTCTATACATATTTAATGAAAAATAAAATCACACCGTAGGGGCTTCACAGTCAAAAaaaatgtgtgtgtgtgtgtgtgtgtgtgtgtgggggggggggaggTTCACCTTCAGTTTTTCATGGGCTTCTTGGACAGTCTTGCCATCCTTCTTTTTCTTCCAATCATGACCATCCTTTCGGAAGTTACGGACGACCTTACGATCATACAGAACAATAGTACCACCTGGTTTTAAAAGAAAGTTACAACTGATGGCTAAGTGCACATGACAGGATTATATTTCACAGAACAACACAAAGTAAACACTTTCAACAAAACTTCAAGATGTAGGCATCTTCGCAAGGCACTGCAATCAGAACAACATAGAATTTATAGTGCTATAACCGTATCTAAACACAATGGTGTGAAAACAGTTTACTTTCAGAATTTATCACGATTCGATGATATTATTTTAATAATTTTTTTAACCACTTTCATTACCGATTTTTTCCAGGTGTTGATTTACCAAGGATCCAGAAAGGGATTTCAGCGAGCATGCTTTGAAAAAAGTTCACTTTACGCAATACAGAGATGCAAAATCAATAACAACCTAAGAATTAAACAAGCAG
This region of Lolium perenne isolate Kyuss_39 chromosome 2, Kyuss_2.0, whole genome shotgun sequence genomic DNA includes:
- the LOC127333741 gene encoding calmodulin-binding transcription activator CBT — protein: MAGASGREPLLRSEIHGFITYADLNFEKLKAEAAARWFRPNEIYAVLANNERFKVHAQPIDKPVSGTIVLYDRKVVRNFRKDGHDWKKKKDGKTVQEAHEKLKIGNEERVHVYYARGEHNPNFFRRCYWLLDKEAERIVLVHYRQTSEENAIAHPSTEAEAEAPTVNVIQYNTSPPTSADSVSAHTELSFSTPAPEEINSHGGSAISSETGGSTLEEFWVHLLESSMNKDTSSCGGSVAFSQQIEYGPKDSESNINIANNVPANHVGALDHQGDQPQYLLTQDLDSISQQFLNSSQKTLVDGNIPNDVPARENSLGLWKYLNDDSPCLGDNIVSNEKFFNITDFSPEWSYSTEHTKILVVGHYNEHYTHPGGSNMYGIFGDNCVAAHMVQTGVYRFMVGPHTPGQVEFYLTLDGKTPISEVLSFEYRSMPGSSLQTALKPLDDEYMKSKLQMQMRLARLLFVTNKKKIAPRLLVEGSKVSNLISASPEKEWADLWKIASDSEGTHVPATEDLLELVMRNRLQEWLLERVIGGHKSTGRDDLGQGPIHLCSFLGYTWAIRLFSASGFSLDFRDSSGWTALHWAAYHGRERMVAALLSAGANPSLVTDPTSDSPGGCTPADLAAKQGYVGLAAYLAEKGLTAHFESMSLSKDTGRSPSRTKLTKVQSEKFENLSEQELCLKESLAAYRNAADAASNIQAALRDRTLKLQTKAIQLANPEIQAAAIVAAMRIQHAFRNYNKKKEMRAAARIQNHFRTWKVRRNFTNMRRQAIRIQAAYRGHQVRRQYRKVIWSVGVVEKAILRWRKKRKGLRGIANGMPVEMTVDVEPASTAEEGFFQASRQQAEDRFNRSVVRVQALFRCHRAQHEYRRMRIAHEEAKLEFSEEQKQGPGHRS